The following proteins come from a genomic window of Pseudomonas putida:
- the hexR gene encoding transcriptional regulator HexR has protein sequence MDRVRNLLEQIQGRLDELNKAERKVAEVILLNPQQATRFSIAALAQAAKVSEPTVNRFCRSFGVSGYPELKLQLAQSLASGAAYVSRAVEADDDPAAYTQKIFASAIASLDSACQQLDPQQVSRAVDMMIQARQIHFFGLGASAPVALDAQHKFFRFNLAVSAHADVLMQRMLASVAHTGDLFVIISYTGRTRELVEVARLARENGASVLGLTAAGSPLANACSLSLHIPLPEDTDIYMPMTSRIIQLTVLDVLATGMTLRRGVDFQPHLRKIKESLNASRYPIEDDELN, from the coding sequence ATGGACCGCGTGCGAAACCTCCTGGAACAGATCCAGGGCCGCCTCGACGAGCTGAACAAGGCCGAACGCAAAGTCGCCGAAGTCATCCTGCTCAACCCGCAACAAGCCACCCGTTTCAGCATCGCTGCGCTGGCCCAGGCGGCCAAGGTCAGCGAACCGACCGTCAACCGCTTCTGCCGCTCGTTCGGCGTCAGCGGCTACCCCGAACTCAAGCTGCAACTGGCGCAGAGCCTGGCCAGTGGTGCCGCCTATGTCAGCCGCGCGGTGGAGGCCGACGATGACCCGGCCGCCTACACCCAGAAAATCTTCGCCAGCGCCATCGCCTCGCTTGACAGCGCCTGCCAGCAACTGGACCCGCAGCAGGTCAGCCGCGCCGTGGACATGATGATCCAGGCCCGGCAGATCCACTTCTTCGGCCTTGGAGCCTCGGCTCCAGTGGCCCTGGATGCGCAGCACAAGTTCTTCCGCTTCAACCTGGCCGTGTCGGCCCACGCCGATGTGCTGATGCAACGCATGCTGGCCTCGGTCGCCCACACCGGCGATCTGTTCGTGATCATTTCCTACACCGGACGCACCCGCGAACTGGTCGAAGTGGCACGCCTGGCACGTGAAAACGGCGCTTCGGTGCTGGGCCTGACCGCCGCAGGCTCGCCACTGGCCAATGCCTGCAGCCTGAGCCTGCACATCCCGCTGCCGGAAGATACCGACATCTACATGCCGATGACCTCGCGGATCATCCAGCTGACCGTGCTCGATGTGCTGGCCACCGGCATGACCCTGCGCCGCGGCGTGGACTTCCAGCCCCACCTGCGCAAGATCAAGGAAAGCCTCAACGCCAGCCGCTACCCGATCGAGGACGACGAACTCAACTGA
- the pgl gene encoding 6-phosphogluconolactonase, translated as MGISELKLPAAVKAHELADAKALSVSLAHDVAERLRAAIAAKGQACLVLSGGRSPVPFLEKLASENLDWAKVIVSLADERWVPVEHVDSNAGLLARHLLKGAAAKARFVGLYHQAENLDAAALKADQALAELPPIDVLVLGMGDDGHTASLFPASPNLEAGLDPAGPRRCLPLLAPSVPHQRLSMTRSLLASAAFIALSVQGQSKLATLRAALAGNDLTEMPIRAFLHDPLDIYWCP; from the coding sequence ATGGGGATATCTGAACTGAAACTGCCAGCGGCCGTGAAGGCTCATGAACTGGCGGATGCCAAGGCACTGTCCGTGTCCTTGGCTCATGATGTGGCTGAGCGCCTGCGCGCAGCGATTGCCGCCAAGGGGCAGGCCTGCTTGGTGTTGTCTGGCGGACGCAGCCCGGTGCCGTTCCTGGAGAAGCTGGCCAGCGAGAATCTGGACTGGGCCAAAGTCATCGTCAGCCTGGCTGATGAGCGCTGGGTGCCGGTAGAGCACGTCGACAGCAATGCCGGCCTGCTGGCCCGCCACCTGTTGAAGGGCGCAGCCGCCAAGGCCCGCTTCGTTGGCCTGTACCACCAGGCGGAGAACCTCGATGCAGCTGCGCTCAAAGCTGACCAGGCCTTGGCTGAGCTACCGCCGATCGACGTGCTGGTGCTGGGCATGGGCGACGATGGCCATACCGCCTCGCTGTTCCCCGCCAGTCCCAACCTGGAAGCAGGCCTGGACCCGGCCGGCCCACGCCGCTGCCTGCCGCTGCTGGCGCCGAGCGTGCCGCACCAGCGCCTGTCGATGACCCGTTCGCTGCTGGCCAGTGCTGCCTTCATCGCGCTGTCTGTGCAAGGCCAGAGCAAACTCGCTACCCTGCGCGCCGCGCTGGCGGGCAACGACCTTACTGAAATGCCGATTCGCGCTTTTCTTCACGACCCCCTGGACATCTACTGGTGCCCATGA
- the zwf gene encoding glucose-6-phosphate dehydrogenase encodes MAAISVEPCTFALFGALGDLALRKLFPALYQLDRANLLHPETRLLALAREAGSAQEHLDSIEAHLRRHVPETDIEPAALGRFLARLNYQHLDFLQPEGYQALAEQLPGELPLIAYFATAAAVYGAICENLDKVGLAACTRVVLEKPIGHDLESSRRVNDAVARFFPESRVYRIDHYLGKETVQNLIALRFANSLFETQWNQNSISHVEITVAEKVGIEGRWGYFDKAGQLRDMIQNHLLQLLCLIAMDPPSELSADAIRDEKVKVLKALAPITGDGLSTSVVRGQYIAGYSEGKPVPGYLEEDNANAQSDTETFVALRADIRNWRWSGVPFYLRTGKRMPQKLSQIVIHFKETPHYIFAPEQRLQIGNKLIIRLQPDEGISLRVMTKEQGLDKGMQLRSGPLQLNFSDAWRSARIPDAYERLLLEVMRGNQNLFVRKDEIEYAWKWCDQLIAGWRNAGDAPKPYAAGSWGPMSSIALITRDGRAWYGDI; translated from the coding sequence ATGGCTGCAATCAGTGTCGAACCTTGCACCTTTGCCCTGTTTGGCGCCCTCGGCGACCTGGCACTGCGCAAGCTGTTTCCTGCGCTCTACCAGCTCGACCGGGCCAACCTGTTGCACCCGGAGACCCGCCTGCTGGCCCTGGCTCGCGAGGCCGGCAGTGCGCAGGAGCACCTGGACAGTATCGAAGCCCACCTGCGCCGGCACGTGCCCGAGACAGACATCGAGCCTGCTGCGCTGGGGCGCTTCCTCGCCCGCCTGAATTACCAGCACCTGGACTTCCTTCAGCCCGAGGGTTACCAGGCCCTTGCCGAGCAACTGCCTGGCGAGCTGCCGCTGATCGCCTACTTCGCCACGGCGGCGGCCGTGTATGGGGCCATCTGCGAAAACCTCGACAAGGTCGGGCTGGCTGCGTGCACCCGGGTAGTGCTCGAGAAACCTATTGGCCACGACCTGGAGTCGTCGCGCCGGGTCAACGATGCCGTGGCGCGGTTCTTCCCTGAAAGTCGGGTCTATCGCATCGACCACTACCTGGGCAAAGAGACGGTGCAGAACCTGATTGCCCTGCGTTTCGCCAATAGCCTGTTCGAAACCCAGTGGAACCAGAATTCCATCTCCCATGTGGAGATTACCGTGGCGGAAAAGGTCGGTATCGAGGGCCGTTGGGGCTATTTCGACAAGGCCGGCCAGCTACGCGACATGATCCAGAACCACCTGCTGCAGTTGCTGTGCCTGATCGCCATGGACCCGCCCAGCGAACTGTCCGCCGATGCCATCCGTGACGAGAAGGTGAAAGTGCTGAAGGCCCTCGCACCGATCACCGGCGACGGCCTGAGCACCAGTGTGGTGCGCGGCCAGTACATTGCTGGCTACAGCGAAGGCAAGCCGGTGCCTGGTTACCTGGAAGAAGACAACGCCAACGCTCAGAGCGACACCGAAACCTTCGTCGCCCTGCGCGCCGACATCCGTAACTGGCGCTGGTCGGGCGTGCCGTTCTACCTGCGAACCGGCAAGCGCATGCCGCAAAAACTGTCGCAGATCGTCATTCACTTCAAGGAAACGCCGCACTACATCTTCGCCCCGGAACAGCGTTTGCAGATCGGTAACAAGCTGATCATCCGCCTGCAACCGGACGAAGGCATTTCTTTACGGGTGATGACCAAGGAGCAGGGCCTGGACAAAGGCATGCAACTGCGCAGTGGCCCATTGCAGCTGAATTTTTCCGATGCCTGGCGCAGTGCAAGAATTCCGGATGCCTACGAGCGGCTGTTGCTCGAAGTGATGCGCGGCAACCAGAACCTGTTCGTGCGCAAGGACGAAATCGAGTATGCCTGGAAGTGGTGCGACCAGTTGATCGCCGGCTGGCGTAATGCGGGCGACGCGCCCAAGCCGTACGCTGCGGGCTCCTGGGGGCCGATGAGCTCGATTGCACTGATCACACGCGATGGGAGGGCGTGGTATGGGGATATCTGA
- a CDS encoding ABC transporter permease subunit, with protein MHSPVDKPVLSFSRMAIHTVLLIAVLLYLVPLVVMLLTSFKTPEDISTGNLLSWPAVITGIGWAKAWAAVSGYFWNSIMITVPAVLISTAIGALNGYVLSMWRFRGSQLFFGLLLFGCFLPFQTVLLPASFTLGKLGLASTTSGLVLVHVVYGLAFTTLFFRNFYVSIPDALVKAARLDGAGFFTIFRRIILPMSTPIIMVCLIWQFTQIWNDFLFGVVFSSGDSQPITVALNNLVNTSTGAKEYNVDMAAAMIAGLPTLLVYVVAGKYFVRGLTAGAVKG; from the coding sequence ATGCATAGTCCTGTCGACAAGCCGGTGCTCAGCTTCAGCCGTATGGCCATCCATACCGTGTTGCTGATCGCCGTGCTGCTGTATCTGGTGCCGCTGGTGGTGATGCTGCTGACCAGCTTCAAGACCCCCGAAGACATCAGCACCGGCAACCTGCTGAGCTGGCCTGCGGTGATTACCGGCATAGGCTGGGCCAAGGCCTGGGCAGCGGTCAGCGGTTACTTCTGGAACTCGATCATGATCACCGTGCCAGCGGTGCTGATCTCCACCGCTATTGGTGCACTGAACGGCTATGTGCTGTCGATGTGGCGCTTTCGGGGTTCGCAACTGTTCTTCGGCCTGCTGCTGTTCGGCTGCTTCCTGCCGTTCCAGACCGTGCTGCTGCCGGCCTCGTTCACCCTCGGCAAGCTTGGCCTGGCCAGCACCACCAGCGGCCTGGTGCTGGTGCATGTGGTCTACGGCCTGGCCTTCACCACGCTGTTCTTCCGCAACTTCTACGTGAGCATCCCCGACGCGCTGGTCAAGGCCGCACGGTTGGACGGTGCCGGGTTCTTCACCATCTTCCGCCGCATCATCCTGCCGATGTCCACGCCGATCATCATGGTCTGCCTGATCTGGCAGTTCACCCAGATCTGGAACGACTTCCTGTTCGGCGTGGTGTTCTCCAGCGGCGATTCGCAACCGATCACCGTAGCCCTGAACAATCTGGTCAATACCAGCACCGGGGCCAAGGAATACAACGTCGACATGGCGGCAGCGATGATCGCTGGCCTGCCAACCCTGCTGGTCTACGTGGTGGCAGGCAAATATTTCGTGCGCGGGCTGACGGCCGGCGCGGTCAAGGGGTAA
- the eda gene encoding bifunctional 4-hydroxy-2-oxoglutarate aldolase/2-dehydro-3-deoxy-phosphogluconate aldolase — protein MTTLERPQPKLSMADKAARIDAICKKARILPVITIAREEDILPLADALAAGGIRTLEVTLRSQHGLKAIQVLREQRPELCVGAGTVLDRSMFAAVEAAGAQFVVTPGITQDILEAGVDSEIPLLPGISTPSEIMMGYALGYRRFKLFPAEISGGVAAIKAFGGPFGDIRFCPTGGVNPANVRNYMALPNVMCVGGTWMLDSSWIKNGDWARIEACSAEAMALLDAN, from the coding sequence ATGACCACCCTTGAACGCCCGCAGCCCAAGCTCTCGATGGCTGATAAAGCCGCGCGGATCGACGCCATTTGCAAAAAGGCGCGCATCCTGCCGGTAATCACCATTGCTCGTGAGGAAGACATCCTGCCGCTGGCTGACGCCCTGGCCGCCGGCGGCATCCGTACCCTGGAAGTGACCCTGCGCTCACAGCATGGCCTCAAGGCCATTCAGGTGCTGCGTGAGCAGCGCCCGGAGCTGTGTGTCGGCGCTGGTACCGTGCTCGACCGCAGCATGTTCGCAGCGGTTGAGGCTGCGGGCGCGCAGTTCGTCGTTACCCCAGGCATTACCCAGGACATTCTCGAGGCGGGGGTGGACAGTGAAATCCCGCTGTTGCCGGGCATCAGTACGCCGTCCGAAATCATGATGGGCTATGCCCTGGGCTACCGCCGGTTCAAGTTGTTCCCGGCGGAGATCAGCGGCGGCGTAGCAGCGATCAAGGCCTTTGGTGGCCCATTCGGCGATATTCGTTTTTGTCCCACTGGCGGTGTAAACCCGGCCAACGTGCGCAACTACATGGCCCTGCCAAACGTGATGTGCGTGGGGGGGACCTGGATGCTCGACAGCAGCTGGATCAAGAACGGTGACTGGGCGCGGATCGAAGCGTGCAGTGCCGAGGCGATGGCACTGCTGGACGCCAACTGA
- the ugpC gene encoding sn-glycerol-3-phosphate ABC transporter ATP-binding protein UgpC produces the protein MATLELRNVNKTYGSGLPDTLKDIQLSIKDGEFLILVGPSGCGKSTLMNCIAGLEQITGGAILIDEQDVSGMSPKDRDIAMVFQSYALYPTMSVRENIEFGLKIRKLPQAAIDEEVARVAKLLQIEHLLARKPAQLSGGQQQRVAMGRALARRPKIYLFDEPLSNLDAKLRVEMRTEMKLMHQRLKTTTVYVTHDQIEAMTLGDKVAVMKDGIIQQFGTPQQIYNDPANQFVASFIGSPPMNFIPVRLARHDGHLLALLDSGQARCELPLGLAADELEGREIILGIRPEQIALGAADGNGLPGIRAEVQVTEPTGPDLLVFVTLNQTKVCCRLAPDVVCRVGDTLNLQFDPARVLLFDADNGERLHLASTGATAKDNVAHFKGR, from the coding sequence ATGGCAACGCTCGAACTTCGCAATGTGAACAAAACCTACGGCAGCGGCCTGCCGGACACCCTCAAGGACATCCAGCTGTCGATCAAGGATGGCGAGTTCCTGATCCTGGTGGGGCCGTCGGGCTGCGGCAAGTCGACCTTGATGAACTGTATCGCCGGCCTGGAGCAGATTACCGGCGGCGCCATCCTCATCGACGAGCAGGACGTCAGTGGCATGAGCCCCAAGGACCGCGATATCGCCATGGTGTTCCAGTCCTATGCGCTGTACCCCACCATGAGCGTGCGTGAGAACATCGAGTTCGGCCTGAAGATCCGCAAGCTGCCCCAGGCCGCCATCGACGAGGAAGTGGCGCGGGTGGCCAAGTTGCTGCAGATCGAACACTTGCTGGCGCGCAAGCCGGCGCAGCTGTCCGGTGGCCAACAGCAGCGCGTGGCCATGGGCCGGGCACTGGCGCGGCGACCCAAGATCTACCTGTTCGATGAACCCCTGTCCAACCTCGATGCCAAGCTGCGGGTCGAAATGCGCACCGAAATGAAGTTGATGCACCAGCGCTTGAAGACCACCACGGTGTACGTCACCCATGACCAGATCGAGGCCATGACCCTGGGCGACAAGGTGGCGGTGATGAAGGACGGCATCATCCAGCAGTTCGGCACCCCGCAGCAGATCTACAACGACCCAGCCAACCAGTTCGTGGCCAGCTTCATCGGTTCGCCGCCGATGAACTTCATTCCGGTGCGTCTGGCCAGGCACGATGGCCACTTGCTGGCGCTGCTCGACAGCGGCCAGGCGCGCTGCGAGCTGCCTTTGGGGCTGGCTGCTGACGAGCTGGAGGGGCGCGAGATCATCCTCGGCATCCGCCCTGAGCAGATCGCCCTGGGCGCTGCTGACGGCAATGGTTTGCCGGGTATCCGCGCCGAGGTGCAGGTCACAGAGCCCACCGGGCCGGACCTGCTGGTGTTCGTCACGCTCAACCAGACAAAAGTGTGCTGCCGCCTTGCACCGGATGTGGTGTGCCGGGTGGGTGACACCCTCAACCTGCAATTCGACCCGGCCCGGGTGCTGCTGTTCGACGCCGACAATGGCGAGCGCCTGCACCTGGCCAGCACTGGCGCAACTGCAAAGGACAACGTGGCTCACTTCAAAGGCCGTTGA
- a CDS encoding D-hexose-6-phosphate mutarotase: MPEHPLHRFFSSQRPRPTFEWERYQQRDVLIIDHPRCQAVFSRQGAQLLHFQPAGERPWLWCAEQWPQVGAIRGGVPVCWPWYGCHPSEDLWPDHGWARLLDWKLVDSREDEEGVTLKWRLDLCDWQVDLHARLGSRMELSLSTEHQDSEPCQLSHALLAYWRISDVSEIALSGLEDIEGYDRLNRQACREDGALKLKGGCQKVYPGTPRVQLQDPAWQRELCIDTGDSDDTVVWHPGNRPLMGVTGRESQRFVCVEATSGSGEGLSLAPGQRAHLRLQAHRLS, encoded by the coding sequence ATGCCCGAACATCCGCTCCATCGCTTCTTTTCCTCGCAGCGGCCACGGCCGACATTCGAATGGGAGCGTTACCAGCAGCGCGATGTCCTGATCATCGACCACCCCCGTTGCCAGGCGGTGTTCAGCCGCCAGGGCGCGCAGTTGCTGCACTTTCAACCGGCGGGTGAACGGCCGTGGCTGTGGTGCGCCGAACAGTGGCCGCAGGTGGGGGCGATCCGCGGTGGTGTACCGGTGTGCTGGCCCTGGTATGGCTGCCATCCCAGCGAAGACCTGTGGCCGGACCACGGCTGGGCGCGGCTGCTGGACTGGAAACTGGTGGACAGCCGTGAGGACGAGGAGGGTGTGACCCTGAAATGGCGGCTGGACCTGTGCGACTGGCAAGTCGACCTGCACGCCCGGCTAGGTAGCCGTATGGAGCTGAGCCTGAGCACCGAACATCAGGATAGCGAGCCCTGCCAGCTGAGCCATGCGCTGCTGGCGTACTGGCGCATCAGTGACGTGTCAGAGATAGCGCTGTCTGGGCTGGAAGACATTGAAGGCTACGACCGCCTCAACCGCCAGGCTTGCCGTGAAGATGGCGCGCTGAAGCTCAAGGGCGGCTGCCAGAAGGTCTACCCCGGTACGCCACGGGTGCAATTGCAGGACCCAGCCTGGCAGCGCGAGCTGTGCATCGACACCGGTGACAGCGACGACACCGTGGTCTGGCACCCTGGCAATCGCCCGCTGATGGGGGTGACGGGCCGCGAGTCGCAGCGTTTTGTCTGCGTCGAGGCGACCAGCGGCAGTGGCGAAGGCCTGAGCCTGGCGCCTGGGCAGCGTGCGCACCTGCGTTTGCAGGCGCACCGGCTCAGTTGA
- a CDS encoding porin, producing MEQRKRIKTLGSLALLALVGSSGTQAAEAFSSESKWMTGDWGGTRTELLDKGYDFTLDYVGEVAGNLHGGYNDDKTARYSDQFALGAHLDLQKILGWHDAEFKLAITERSGRNLSNDRISDPRAGQFSSVQEVWGRGQTWRLTQMWIKQKYFDGALDVKFGRFGEGEDFNSFPCDFQNLAFCGSQVGNWVGGIWYNWPVSQWALRVKYNITPEFFVQVGAFEQNPSNLETGNGFKLSGSGTKGAILPVEAVWSPKVNGLPGEYRLGYYYSTAKADDVFDDVNGNPQALTGEAFKSHSSKHGWWVVAQQQVTAHGGDVNRGLSLFANFTVHDKATNVVDNYQQVGLVYKGAFDARPKDDIGFGVARIHVNDDVKKRAELLNGQSGINDYDNPGFVPLQRTEYNAELYYGFHVTNWLTVRPNLQYIKSPGGVDEVDNALVAGLKIQSSF from the coding sequence ATGGAACAGCGCAAACGCATCAAGACACTGGGATCGTTGGCCTTGCTTGCACTTGTAGGCAGCAGCGGTACCCAGGCTGCCGAGGCTTTTTCCAGCGAATCAAAATGGATGACCGGCGATTGGGGCGGCACCCGGACCGAGCTGCTGGACAAGGGCTATGACTTCACCCTCGACTATGTGGGCGAGGTGGCTGGCAACCTGCATGGCGGCTACAACGACGACAAGACCGCACGCTACAGCGACCAGTTCGCCCTCGGCGCGCATCTGGACTTGCAGAAGATACTGGGCTGGCATGATGCCGAGTTCAAGCTGGCAATCACCGAGCGAAGCGGTCGCAACCTGTCCAACGACCGCATCAGCGACCCGCGCGCCGGGCAGTTCAGCTCGGTGCAGGAGGTGTGGGGCCGTGGCCAGACCTGGCGCCTGACCCAGATGTGGATCAAGCAGAAGTACTTCGACGGCGCACTGGACGTGAAATTTGGCCGCTTTGGCGAAGGCGAGGACTTCAACAGCTTCCCTTGTGACTTCCAGAACTTGGCTTTCTGCGGCTCGCAGGTGGGCAACTGGGTGGGCGGCATCTGGTACAACTGGCCGGTCAGCCAGTGGGCGCTGCGGGTGAAGTACAACATCACGCCGGAGTTCTTCGTACAGGTCGGGGCCTTCGAGCAGAACCCTTCCAACCTGGAAACCGGCAACGGCTTCAAGCTCAGCGGCAGTGGCACCAAGGGTGCGATCTTGCCGGTGGAAGCGGTGTGGTCGCCCAAGGTCAATGGCCTGCCGGGCGAGTACCGCCTGGGTTACTACTACAGCACGGCCAAGGCTGACGATGTGTTCGACGACGTCAACGGCAACCCGCAGGCGCTGACAGGTGAAGCCTTTAAGTCGCACTCCAGCAAGCACGGATGGTGGGTGGTGGCGCAACAGCAGGTCACCGCCCACGGCGGCGACGTCAACCGTGGCCTCAGCCTGTTCGCCAACTTTACCGTGCACGACAAGGCCACCAACGTGGTCGACAACTACCAGCAGGTAGGGTTGGTCTACAAAGGTGCTTTCGACGCTCGGCCCAAAGATGACATCGGCTTCGGCGTGGCGCGAATTCATGTGAATGACGACGTGAAGAAGCGCGCCGAGTTGCTCAACGGCCAAAGCGGCATCAACGATTACGACAACCCTGGTTTCGTGCCGCTGCAGCGCACCGAGTACAACGCAGAGCTCTACTACGGCTTCCACGTTACCAACTGGCTGACCGTGCGGCCTAACCTGCAGTACATCAAGAGCCCTGGCGGGGTGGACGAGGTAGATAACGCGCTGGTCGCTGGCTTGAAGATTCAGTCGTCATTCTGA
- the leuA gene encoding 2-isopropylmalate synthase, with product MTMLKDPSKKYRAFPTIDLPDRTWPSKTITQAPIWCSSDLRDGNQSLIEPMDSEKKLRFWKTLVQVGVKEIEASFPSASQTDFDFVRTLIEDGHIPDDTTIQVLTQAREDLIARTFESLRGAKKAIVHLYNATSPSFRRIVFNQDKQGVKDIAVNAAKLFVKYAAQQPETQWTFQYSPETFSATEMEFAKEVCDAVIEVWNPTPEHKIILNLPATVEVSTPNIYADQIEWFCRNISRRDSVIISLHCHNDRGTGIAATELGLMAGADRAEGCLFGNGERTGNVDLVTLALNLYTQGIDPLLDFSDIDGVRKVVEECNQLPVHPRHPYVGDLVHTAFSGSHQDAIRKGFAKQQDGELWEVPYLPIDPADIGRSYEAVIRVNSQSGKGGITYLLEQEYGISLPRRMQIEFSQVVQGETDRLGLEMTAQQIYSLLHKEYLQANAPYALVSHRLQEENGHSAVEVEVAGEGETTLHWRGKGNGALEALVAGLPVAVEIMDYNEHAIGAGTNAKAAAYIELRVAGGRPVHGVGIDENITTASFKALFSALNRSLSQQEAKAA from the coding sequence ATGACCATGCTCAAAGACCCTTCGAAGAAATACCGCGCTTTCCCGACCATCGACCTGCCTGACCGTACCTGGCCGTCGAAGACCATCACCCAGGCACCTATCTGGTGCAGTTCCGACCTGCGTGATGGCAACCAGTCGCTGATCGAGCCGATGGACTCGGAGAAGAAACTGCGCTTCTGGAAGACCTTGGTGCAGGTTGGCGTGAAGGAGATCGAAGCCTCGTTCCCGTCTGCCTCGCAAACCGATTTCGACTTCGTGCGCACCCTGATCGAGGACGGCCACATCCCGGATGACACCACCATCCAGGTGCTCACCCAGGCACGTGAGGACCTGATTGCCCGCACCTTCGAGTCGCTGCGTGGTGCGAAGAAGGCCATCGTCCACCTGTACAACGCCACCAGCCCGTCGTTCCGCCGCATCGTCTTCAATCAGGACAAGCAAGGCGTGAAGGACATCGCGGTGAACGCGGCCAAGCTGTTCGTCAAGTACGCCGCCCAGCAGCCGGAAACCCAGTGGACCTTCCAGTACTCGCCAGAAACCTTCAGCGCCACTGAAATGGAGTTCGCCAAGGAAGTCTGTGACGCGGTCATCGAGGTGTGGAACCCTACCCCTGAACACAAGATCATCCTCAACCTGCCGGCCACCGTGGAAGTGTCCACGCCAAATATCTACGCCGACCAGATCGAGTGGTTCTGCCGCAACATCAGCCGCCGCGACAGCGTGATCATCAGCCTGCACTGCCACAACGACCGTGGCACCGGCATCGCTGCCACCGAACTGGGCCTCATGGCCGGCGCCGACCGTGCCGAAGGCTGCCTGTTCGGCAACGGCGAGCGTACCGGTAACGTCGATCTGGTGACTTTGGCTCTGAACCTCTACACCCAGGGCATCGACCCGTTGCTGGACTTCTCCGACATCGACGGCGTGCGCAAGGTGGTCGAAGAGTGCAACCAGTTGCCGGTACACCCACGCCACCCGTATGTGGGCGACCTGGTCCATACCGCGTTCTCCGGCTCGCACCAGGACGCCATCCGCAAGGGCTTCGCCAAGCAGCAGGATGGGGAACTGTGGGAGGTGCCTTACCTGCCGATCGACCCGGCCGACATCGGCCGCAGCTACGAAGCGGTAATCCGCGTCAACAGCCAGTCGGGCAAAGGCGGTATCACCTACCTGCTTGAGCAGGAATACGGCATCAGCCTGCCGCGTCGCATGCAGATCGAATTCAGCCAGGTGGTGCAGGGTGAGACCGACCGCCTGGGCCTGGAAATGACCGCCCAGCAGATCTACAGCCTGCTGCACAAGGAATACCTCCAGGCCAACGCGCCATACGCACTGGTCAGCCATCGCCTGCAGGAAGAAAACGGCCACAGCGCTGTGGAAGTGGAAGTTGCCGGTGAAGGCGAAACCACCCTGCACTGGCGCGGCAAGGGCAACGGCGCCCTGGAAGCACTGGTGGCTGGCCTGCCGGTTGCCGTAGAGATCATGGACTACAACGAGCACGCCATTGGCGCTGGCACCAATGCCAAGGCCGCGGCCTACATTGAACTGCGTGTAGCCGGTGGCCGTCCGGTGCATGGCGTGGGTATCGATGAGAACATCACCACGGCCAGCTTCAAGGCCCTGTTCAGCGCGCTGAACCGCTCGCTGAGCCAGCAGGAAGCCAAGGCGGCCTGA
- a CDS encoding peptidoglycan DD-metalloendopeptidase family protein, translated as MPRMLAPLLALSLLLLAGGAQASYITRTLNKPVPGGVAVVDLGPAASAPSARFDGKPVLVVKEQDNWLAIVGIPLTQKPGTAVLNQGGRTLPFSVGSKKYPEQRITLKNTRQVNPNPADLKRIDRELAEQIKAYRSFSPNLPSNLILDKPVNGPLSSKFGVRRFFNGEERNPHAGLDFAVPAGTPIKTPANGKVILLGDYFFNGRTVFVDHGQGFISMFCHMSKIDVQVGQQLRRGEVVGRVGSTGRATGPHMHWNVSLNDARVDPAIFIGAFQP; from the coding sequence ATGCCCCGCATGCTCGCGCCCCTGCTTGCCCTTTCCCTGCTGCTGCTGGCCGGCGGCGCCCAGGCCAGCTATATCACCCGCACGCTGAACAAACCGGTACCCGGCGGCGTGGCGGTCGTCGACCTGGGCCCCGCCGCCAGCGCACCCAGCGCCCGTTTCGACGGCAAGCCGGTGCTGGTGGTGAAGGAGCAGGACAACTGGCTGGCCATCGTCGGCATCCCGCTCACCCAAAAGCCCGGTACCGCAGTGCTGAACCAGGGCGGGCGCACCCTGCCTTTCAGCGTAGGTAGCAAGAAGTACCCTGAGCAGCGCATCACCCTGAAGAACACCCGCCAGGTCAACCCTAACCCGGCCGACCTCAAGCGCATCGACCGCGAGCTGGCCGAGCAGATCAAGGCCTACCGCAGTTTCAGCCCGAACCTGCCAAGCAACCTGATTCTCGACAAGCCGGTCAACGGCCCGCTGTCGAGCAAGTTCGGCGTGCGCCGCTTCTTCAATGGCGAAGAACGCAACCCGCATGCCGGGCTGGACTTTGCGGTACCGGCGGGCACGCCGATCAAGACACCCGCCAATGGCAAAGTGATTCTGCTGGGGGATTACTTCTTCAACGGCCGCACGGTGTTCGTCGACCATGGGCAGGGCTTCATCAGCATGTTCTGCCACATGTCGAAGATCGATGTGCAGGTCGGGCAGCAACTGCGTCGTGGCGAGGTGGTCGGGCGCGTGGGCTCGACCGGGCGGGCGACCGGGCCGCACATGCACTGGAACGTCAGCCTGAACGATGCGCGGGTGGACCCGGCGATTTTCATTGGCGCGTTCCAGCCCTGA